In Xiphophorus hellerii strain 12219 chromosome 4, Xiphophorus_hellerii-4.1, whole genome shotgun sequence, a single genomic region encodes these proteins:
- the ulk3 gene encoding serine/threonine-protein kinase ULK3 isoform X1: MASTSSFAPPKLADFILTERLGSGTYATVYKAYRKGNSREVVAVKVVGKKTLNKASTENLLTEIEILKTVRHPHIVQLKDFQWDAENIYLILEWCSGGDLSRFIRSRRILPESVARRFLQQMACALQFLHERNISHLDLKPQNILLSGSVLKLADFGFAQYMSPWDEKSVLRGSPLYMAPEMVCRRQYDSRVDLWSVGVILYEALFGRAPFASKSYAELEEKIRSNQRVELPPGARVSKDCRDLLLRLLERNPDTRITFEEFFTHPFLDMEHMPSADSIVKAKELVLQAVQKDQEGERSEALSFYCSALEHFVPAIHYETDRQRKDALRQKVRQYVSRAEELKALLASDNKRSFEEAKTSRDVLREMSKDQPRLLAALEMASTAIAKEENESDDLEALDMYQQCLGELLLALAAEPQGRRRELLHNEIKSLMTRAEYLKKHIKIVVCLHFQMEESERDVSLDRECLAESVRSSCSLQ; encoded by the exons ATGGCCTCAACCTCCAGTTTTGCCCCTCCAAAACTAGCAGACTTCATCTTGACAGAGCGCCTGGGCAGCGGCACATATGCTACTGTCTACAAAGCCTACAGAAAG GGGAACAGTCGAGAAGTGGTGGCAGTGAAAGTTGTAGGGAAGAAAACTCTCAACAAGGCCTCAACAGAAAACCTTCTCACAGAGATTGAAATCTTGAAGACTGTGCGTCATCCTCATATAGTCCAACTCAAAGACTTCCAG tgggatgcggagaacatttatttaatcctGGAATGGTGTTCAGGTGGAGATCTCTCCCGGTTTATTCGCAGTCGCAGGATTTTACCTGAGAGTGTGGCTCGGCGCTTCCTGCAGCAGATGG CCTGCGCTCTTCAGTTTCTTCATGAACGGAATATCTCACACTTGGATTTGAAGCCCCAGAATATTCTACTGAGCGGCTCGGTCCTCAAACTGGCAG ATTTTGGGTTTGCCCAATACATGTCACCGTGGGATGAGAAGAGTGTGCTGAGAGGCTCTCCGCTCTACATGGCTCCTGAGATGGTTTGCCGACGCCAGTATGACTCTAGAGTGGATCTGTGGTCAGTCGGCGTGATTCTTTACG AGGCTCTGTTTGGACGAGCTCCATTTGCATCAAAGTCATATGCTGAACTGGAGGAGAAAATACGAAGCAATCAACGTGTCGAG CTCCCTCCTGGGGCTCGAGTCTCCAAGGACTGCAGAGACCTTCTGTTGAGGCTACTCGAGCGAAATCCAGATACCCGGATCACCTTTGAGGAGTTCTTCACTCACCCTTTTTTGGATATGGAGCACATGCCAAGCGCAGACAGCATAGTGAAAGCA AAAGAGCTGGTGCTGCAGGCCGTGCAGAAGGACCAGGAGGGGGAGCGCTCCGAAGCACTGTCTTTCTACTGCAGTGCCCTCGAGCACTTCGTCCCCGCCATTCACT ATGAGACAGACCGACAGCGTAAAGATGCCCTTCGGCAGAAG GTCAGGCAGTATGTGTCGAGAGCTGAGGAACTGAAAGCCCTTCTCGCTTCGGACAACAAGCGGAGCTTCGAGGAGGCTAAGACATCCAGAGATGTTCTCCGAG aaatgtctAAAGACCAACCACGTCTCCTTGCTGCCTTGGAGATGGCCTCTACAGCTATTGCTAAG GAGGAGAATGAATCAGATGATCTTGAAGCTTTGGATATGTACCAGCAATGCCTAGGAGAGCTACTGTTGGCATTAGCAG CTGAGCCCCAGGGTCGCAGGAGAGAGCTGCTCCACAATGAG ATAAAAAGCCTCATGACCCGAGCTGAATACCTCAAGAAGCATATCAAG ATTGTTGTTTGTCTTCATTTTCAGATGGAAGAGAGTGAGAGGGATGTGTCTCTGGATCGGGAATGTCTTGCAGAATCTGTCAGAAGCT
- the ulk3 gene encoding serine/threonine-protein kinase ULK3 isoform X2, whose amino-acid sequence MASTSSFAPPKLADFILTERLGSGTYATVYKAYRKGNSREVVAVKVVGKKTLNKASTENLLTEIEILKTVRHPHIVQLKDFQWDAENIYLILEWCSGGDLSRFIRSRRILPESVARRFLQQMACALQFLHERNISHLDLKPQNILLSGSVLKLADFGFAQYMSPWDEKSVLRGSPLYMAPEMVCRRQYDSRVDLWSVGVILYEALFGRAPFASKSYAELEEKIRSNQRVELPPGARVSKDCRDLLLRLLERNPDTRITFEEFFTHPFLDMEHMPSADSIVKAKELVLQAVQKDQEGERSEALSFYCSALEHFVPAIHYETDRQRKDALRQKVRQYVSRAEELKALLASDNKRSFEEAKTSRDVLREMSKDQPRLLAALEMASTAIAKEENESDDLEALDMYQQCLGELLLALAAEPQGRRRELLHNEIKSLMTRAEYLKKHIKMEESERDVSLDRECLAESVRSSCSLQ is encoded by the exons ATGGCCTCAACCTCCAGTTTTGCCCCTCCAAAACTAGCAGACTTCATCTTGACAGAGCGCCTGGGCAGCGGCACATATGCTACTGTCTACAAAGCCTACAGAAAG GGGAACAGTCGAGAAGTGGTGGCAGTGAAAGTTGTAGGGAAGAAAACTCTCAACAAGGCCTCAACAGAAAACCTTCTCACAGAGATTGAAATCTTGAAGACTGTGCGTCATCCTCATATAGTCCAACTCAAAGACTTCCAG tgggatgcggagaacatttatttaatcctGGAATGGTGTTCAGGTGGAGATCTCTCCCGGTTTATTCGCAGTCGCAGGATTTTACCTGAGAGTGTGGCTCGGCGCTTCCTGCAGCAGATGG CCTGCGCTCTTCAGTTTCTTCATGAACGGAATATCTCACACTTGGATTTGAAGCCCCAGAATATTCTACTGAGCGGCTCGGTCCTCAAACTGGCAG ATTTTGGGTTTGCCCAATACATGTCACCGTGGGATGAGAAGAGTGTGCTGAGAGGCTCTCCGCTCTACATGGCTCCTGAGATGGTTTGCCGACGCCAGTATGACTCTAGAGTGGATCTGTGGTCAGTCGGCGTGATTCTTTACG AGGCTCTGTTTGGACGAGCTCCATTTGCATCAAAGTCATATGCTGAACTGGAGGAGAAAATACGAAGCAATCAACGTGTCGAG CTCCCTCCTGGGGCTCGAGTCTCCAAGGACTGCAGAGACCTTCTGTTGAGGCTACTCGAGCGAAATCCAGATACCCGGATCACCTTTGAGGAGTTCTTCACTCACCCTTTTTTGGATATGGAGCACATGCCAAGCGCAGACAGCATAGTGAAAGCA AAAGAGCTGGTGCTGCAGGCCGTGCAGAAGGACCAGGAGGGGGAGCGCTCCGAAGCACTGTCTTTCTACTGCAGTGCCCTCGAGCACTTCGTCCCCGCCATTCACT ATGAGACAGACCGACAGCGTAAAGATGCCCTTCGGCAGAAG GTCAGGCAGTATGTGTCGAGAGCTGAGGAACTGAAAGCCCTTCTCGCTTCGGACAACAAGCGGAGCTTCGAGGAGGCTAAGACATCCAGAGATGTTCTCCGAG aaatgtctAAAGACCAACCACGTCTCCTTGCTGCCTTGGAGATGGCCTCTACAGCTATTGCTAAG GAGGAGAATGAATCAGATGATCTTGAAGCTTTGGATATGTACCAGCAATGCCTAGGAGAGCTACTGTTGGCATTAGCAG CTGAGCCCCAGGGTCGCAGGAGAGAGCTGCTCCACAATGAG ATAAAAAGCCTCATGACCCGAGCTGAATACCTCAAGAAGCATATCAAG ATGGAAGAGAGTGAGAGGGATGTGTCTCTGGATCGGGAATGTCTTGCAGAATCTGTCAGAAGCT